A stretch of DNA from Coccidioides posadasii str. Silveira chromosome 1, complete sequence:
CCGGCAAGAGCCTCAAGGCCGTTCCAATTGACTTTACTCGCTTTTCGATCGCGCAACTTCACCATTATACGGAGATCTCAGCAGGAGCATTACAGATTCAGAAAATCTTTTGCAGTCCACAATGGCACCAGAGCGGGATCGCCGTTTTTTTCTCTTGTCTCACCCTCGTTCCGCATCTAACCTCCTCGTCCGAATGCTAGGCCTTGACCAACAGCCACAGGTTGCTAAGCGCTGGCTGAACGGGTACTTTTTCATCGAGAGCTACTTCTTGTCCGACAAACTGGGCCTTCGAGTAAAAAATGTCATGGACTGGACAGACGATGAACGGACTCAAATGCGCCACGCCTACCAAGGAGCATTTGATACTTTGCAAAATCACGTCTCCGAGGCGGAGAAGGAAGGCAAGATTGTATTCGTCAAAGAGCATAGCTATCTACTGCTGGAACCGGTACACCAGTTCAAGTTGCACTACGGCGAAGATGGTGTCACCGAAGGCCCATGGACCCTTGATGTGCACGAAAGCTACGGTACGAATCTGACCAGGTCGGAAGGAAATATAACGTTGCTACCGGACGAATTTCTGGATACCTGGAACCCGATTTTCCTTATTCGGCATCCTGCTCTGATGTTTCCATCATTCTACCGAGCGATGGTCGACGTCCGTAAAATGGATGACAGAGAGGTTGATGATGACATGTGGGTTGACATGAACATCCTTATGAGTCTTTACTGTCCACGCACCACATACGATTGGTACGCCAAGCGCCGCGGGAAGGCAGGTGATTCAGAGGATCAACGTGACGTATATCCCATCGTCGTCGACGCGGATGACGTTATCAACCACCCGGAAGTAGTCCTCAAGCTTAGTGACAAAATTGGCTTGGACCGAGATAGCCTGCGATTCACCTGGGAGGCAAAAATCATTAAGGACGACGGGGAAATTAACTTGAAATCGCAAAGGATGCTATCGACCCTAGCGGCATCGCAAGCCGTTCTCAAAGACAAGGCTGCAGGCAACATCGATATCGATATTGAGGCTAAGAAGTGGAGAGAAGAGTTTGGCGAAAAGGTAGCGGATAACTTAAATAGGTTGGTTAGGGCTTCGATGCCGGACTACGAGTATCTGAAGGATAAGAGGATGAGGCCGAGTCAAGTTTAGAAGGAAGTTGAATTGGCAATGTTTACCGCTAGAGAGCGCCGGGACGATGAATGTATGTCCTGATTGATATTGAACGACCCTACTCAACCATGCAATTTATGAATGACACAAGTTCATATTCACCTTAAACTTATACTAAGGTAGAATATTTTAAATTGACTTTTAATATCTTTACATGTCATCCGCTCCATTATGATACTAGCTTTAACGAACATGGAGTGATAGGATAGAGTCGAGGATTGATATTCCATACTTAAGCCAGGGTTGATATAAGTAAGAGGTTTAGATTGATTCTTGATAGCAATGACACAGCATCAGTCATGAATGAGGGTCAAAAGCCTAAGGAAGAATGTCCAAATCATGCGAAAAATTGAACCGCCTGCAGCGCAGAAAGTTTCGGTTCTGCGGCTATGCAGGGGGGTTGGGACGACATTGGATGTGTATTGTccaacaaagaaaaagaaagcaagtgGAAATACACATATCCAGTCCAAACGAAAGGTTAGACTTGAGCAAATCCTtcgagaaaagaaaaaaaggtacaGCTAATTGATCAAATAGAATAGTCAGACTTTCTTGGAAGACATCTTGCCTTTGAAAACTAAACACGTAAAGAATGCAACCATCGGAGGACAAAGTGTATGGTTCGAGGTAACCGAGACCTCTAAGAGTGAAGAATGTAGGTCCTCTTTTCGGTCAATACCATCAACAATGTTCTTCTAGAGTGGTGTTATCTGAAGGTTCGTCCACTCTCCTCCCTATGCCCATGCTCTAGGCATGGGTGTTACTAGGAAGGCGGACGTCATCTCGAGTCTGTAAGATATGCGAGCTTCCCGTTGTATTCTCATCATCTATATGTTGGCGGCGAGAAGGTGGGGGCCAATGTTCAGTATCACCATCCTCGTCAAGATGGTGGAGGTTGTCCCGAGCATTTAAAGTCCGTCCGCTCTCCCTCGTACGCTGGTCATCTGAAGATTGGCGACGAGAAGGTGGACGGCGACGTTCAGTATCACCGTCCTCGTCAAGATGGTGGAGGCCATCTCGAGTATGCAGCTTCAGCTCATCTCGCTTATTCCGGACGCGAGAAGTTCCATAACAGCTACACCAtttctccttcttccttTCCGTATTGTTAGCTATGAAACTCCAGGTCCGACTTGGAACTTGACTCCCAGTGAATTAATCTAGGAGAGCAAATCGTATCACACTAAAGAAAGTTTATATACTTAGCCTTCTCCATAATGCAGTTACCGGCTTCTCGTCCCTGGTCTTGACACTGCGAAAGAACGTTAGGACTAGATCTCGAAGCAAAGATAGCCTATGCTTCAAAGGAATTTGGAAGTACCTCTATGTTGCAGGATTCCTGCATCAAAACAGGGCATTCTTCGGCACGAGTGGCAAGGTCTTCTGCTGTAGAAGCGATAGGCACTGCAAAAGTGCACGTAGCCAAGATGGCGAGGGCAACAACAAGGCGATTCATTATGAGTAGAGTTGTAGAAAAGGCCGGGTGCTGCGTTTGCGATTCAGAATCATTTCCAATGAGGAGCTGCCTCATTATATACTATGCTTCGGGAGTAGAAGGATGACGCGGAACTTGCTAGACTGGAAGTGGTTATGACATGATCAAGACCCTGGTATCATATTTCGAGCCTGCTAGTGAAGCATTACATAGCCCGAAAGTGCATAGCTCCGGTATCAAACCTCTGTCGAGACGGCTAAAGGTAAAAAATCTCTCCATAATTTCGATGATATAACAATTAGGACAAGGGGCTATGAGTTTTTTGTTGCCATTATGCGCAACAGAATGCGCAAGACACGAACCATGGAATCCAATCGGAGCAAACGGGGATACCTTGAAACGGCAACTCAAAGGGTCATGAATCTCATATCCACTCTCTGGCTCAGCCTGCCATGCTATCGCCTTTGTGTTGTGCATCATAGAGTAGCCAGGAAGAGCTGGAGAGCATGTAATGACGATTCAGGGACGCGCACACGTCGGGAATCCTAACCCGAATCTTCTTCTCAGCCGGCCTTTTTACCTAATCCGGCTTCAATTCGGAATGCGCAGAACATAGCATGTACTAGACGCCCAAGAGGAAGGGAAGGAAGGAAAACAGTGCAGCATAAACAATACGACATCAGCGAAGCGGAGGACGGGTAATAATAGTAATAAGGGCCAACTGAGTCAGATAACGACCACTATCCAATACCCATGACCAGAGAAGCTTGGAgccatacggagtacatcagGATCGCGCGAAATAAGTGGAGTCGGTCGGATTTGTCCCCTTGGGAAAACAAGCCGCGCCATGAACAGTACAGGCTAGCCACTCAACATCGAATTCAGCTGTCGATCCACAACTGAGGACATCATAACGGTTGGGCAACCAACTCGCACAAATATAGGCAAGTTGCCGATGGAACTCGATGCACAAGGCAACGTGTTCAAGACAGTATTTCGCAGAACCGGTGGCAATGCAACATGCGACTCACTTGTTGATCCTCAAAAGGCTCAATAGATTCGCGCACGAAAGGCAGGGGACATTGCAAACACTTTGCAGGGTGGCAACCACATCCCCAAAAAAGCAGAACATGTGGGTGGCCCTGTATTGCATGCAGCTCGGAGTCATCCTGGAGCCGTCTGAATCAAAGGCGACTCCGCACGGAGTGCTCTATAGGTACTTATATTAGTTTATACCCTCCTATGAGAAGGAAGTTGTGGTGTCTATCCGACTTTCGTCGCCTGAAGCTCAGAGCCGGTGCTTTGCGTGAGATGCGGTTCGCGACGATCCGCCACGGTGCCGAGTTAACCTCCCGATACCCAATGCCCCTGGAAAGCGCACAAACCCTTTCGCTCTGCTAACCAAGACAGATCCAGATTGTCCAAAGGAAAGATCGGGAGTTTTCCATGGCTGAAACTCGAGACAAGACTAAGACTTAGTTAGTACTTATCTGAAGAGAGTGGACATATGGCGTATTATTCTGTTGTCGCTGAACTTTAGAAGATCGCCCACCGGAAGCCGGGGATAACTTCATGGCTGGGTTCGGGCGGCTCGAATCGTTCAGCCAAAAACAAAGACTACAGCGCGCCACTGATCTTAGTTTTGCGACAGAATAATGCCGCTGCTGATGTATTATGTGTTTCTGTTTTAAAATATGCTCTAAAACGTATCTAACCCTCTATCCTTGAACATATTTCGCAGCCACTCAAGCTCTCTGTTGTATTGAATCACTTTGCCGTGATTATTCGGAATACCCTGCAATGCATATAGAGCTTACACTCTATTGCAGAAGTTATACATTAGAAGCAGTAAGCGTGGTTTTTAAACATTGTTATTGTCATACCGCATGCGTATAATACTTGACATGTACTCAGATATATACATGTAGCTGAAGCCAATTGACTTCCCATCAAAATGTTAGTTACCTCAGGGGGTGTGGTTCTAATGTCCGTGTTGCGTTTCTCCAACAAAGACCGAGGGATTTCACGTTCCCTGGATTGTTCTGGGATCGGACTCTCCGAGTTACGTATGCTCTGCACGATGAAAAAAGCCGCATGAGCAAAATATCCCTTTGAGAAATGATGTATCGATATCTAATTAAGTCTTCCGCACGGAGCATAtcataaaaaaaagaaaagaaaagaaaaagaaaaggctgaCCCGGAGTCCCCGATAAACCTCGAAATTTAGCATTAGATATTATAATCCAGTCGAGTAATCATATATCCCTCGCCACATGCATTACAAATGTAAAGAAAACCGTTTAACGTTAAGGTTCCTCCCCTTCAACCAAACAAATATCAAATCATCGCACTCAGCATTGCGGCACATCGCCCAATACGCCTTTATTTCAACCCGCACAACGACGAGGCGACCTCTTCGTAGGTCACCTTGATCCTGCCCAATTCCTCTGCCCGTCCGTTCGTCAATACGTCCATCGACTTCTTCGCGATATTAAATCCGGAGTTGCTGTGGTCGATCGCAGTCAAAAAAATCGTTTTAGCATTGTATGTCACTTTGTAGCACTTTCCACAGTTGGGGCTGTTCCACGTTTCGACCGTAAAAGCTCCTCCGACGTGAGGGTAGTTTGGTATCTCGCCGGCGGTGTTGTAGCCCTTTGTTATCATGCCATTGTCCCCGTCAGAACAGGTGACGCCACTCAGGGGCAGGGATGGGTCATCGTAGTGAGTGTCGTAGCTGAGGTCGGCCGTGCTAGCAAGTGGAGTGGCGGATGTGAAAGGGACGAAGACAGCCGCTGCGATAGCGCTGAGGAGTGAGAACTTCATCTTTCCCGATTTTAGAGTTTTGTTATGGAGGAAGTGTGTCGGAGAGGTGAAGGTATAAGAAAGTTTCTCAAGGGTTCTGATTAAATCTTAGTCGTGATATCCGTTGGGAATGTGATGAGAAGGATGTGCTCCAGGCGAGACATGATCGAGGTTTATATACCTCAACGCAGGCCCTCTCCCGGTCTGCAACCGGGTAAGTGTGATAGCAATTCCGATAATAGACCTTCGCAAATATCACAAATGTCTTCAGAACCTCTTCCGGGCCATCGCATGCAATCTCAAATTAGCATCACCTGAGGGGCAGGATGTTCCAGATCTCCTAGCCAACCGGTGAAGATAGTTCTTCGGGGCGTGCAACAgggggaagagaaagagccccgggggggggggggggggaggaggaggggagGATCCTCTGGAGCTACCTTTCGCCTCTATCCCAGCCGGATGAGAGCGAAAAAAGAGCATACTTCGTCGTTGTGGGAACAATTCTCAACGTCATGAtgctaaaaataaaagtagCATACGGGTA
This window harbors:
- a CDS encoding uncharacterized protein (EggNog:ENOG410PNHN~COG:S), producing MAPERDRRFFLLSHPRSASNLLVRMLGLDQQPQVAKRWLNGYFFIESYFLSDKLGLRVKNVMDWTDDERTQMRHAYQGAFDTLQNHVSEAEKEGKIVFVKEHSYLLLEPVHQFKLHYGEDGVTEGPWTLDVHESYGTNLTRSEGNITLLPDEFLDTWNPIFLIRHPALMFPSFYRAMVDVRKMDDREVDDDMWVDMNILMSLYCPRTTYDWYAKRRGKAGDSEDQRDVYPIVVDADDVINHPEVVLKLSDKIGLDRDSLRFTWEAKIIKDDGEINLKSQRMLSTLAASQAVLKDKAAGNIDIDIEAKKWREEFGEKVADNLNRLVRASMPDYEYLKDKRMRPSQV
- a CDS encoding uncharacterized protein (TransMembrane:1 (o25-46i)) — translated: MRQLLIGNDSESQTQHPAFSTTLLIMNRLVVALAILATCTFAVPIASTAEDLATRAEECPVLMQESCNIECQDQGREAGNCIMEKAKKKEKWCSCYGTSRVRNKRDELKLHTRDGLHHLDEDGDTERRRPPSRRQSSDDQRTRESGRTLNARDNLHHLDEDGDTEHWPPPSRRQHIDDENTTGSSHILQTRDDVRLPSNTHA
- a CDS encoding uncharacterized protein (SECRETED:SignalP(1-20)~EggNog:ENOG410PQ64~COG:S), producing the protein MKFSLLSAIAAAVFVPFTSATPLASTADLSYDTHYDDPSLPLSGVTCSDGDNGMITKGYNTAGEIPNYPHVGGAFTVETWNSPNCGKCYKVTYNAKTIFLTAIDHSNSGFNIAKKSMDVLTNGRAEELGRIKVTYEEVASSLCGLK